A stretch of Arthrobacter sp. NEB 688 DNA encodes these proteins:
- a CDS encoding Lrp/AsnC family transcriptional regulator, translating into MTARQPRDRSHDIRLDDVAKRIIELLQEDGRQSYAAIAKAVGLSEAAVRQRVQRLLDAEVMQIVAVTDPLQVGFRRQAMIGIRAGGDLVDLGQALSDMPEVDYVVTTAGSFDVLAEVVCEDDDHLLELLTQRIRQLPGVASTETFVYLKLNKQHYNWGTR; encoded by the coding sequence GTGACCGCACGGCAGCCCCGCGACCGCTCCCACGACATCCGCCTCGACGACGTCGCGAAGCGCATCATCGAGCTCCTCCAGGAGGACGGGCGGCAGTCCTACGCCGCCATCGCCAAGGCGGTGGGGCTCTCCGAGGCCGCGGTCCGCCAGCGCGTCCAGCGCCTCCTCGACGCCGAGGTGATGCAGATCGTCGCCGTGACCGACCCCCTCCAGGTGGGGTTCCGGCGCCAGGCGATGATCGGCATCCGCGCCGGGGGCGACCTCGTCGACCTCGGCCAGGCCCTCTCCGACATGCCCGAGGTCGACTACGTCGTGACGACGGCCGGCTCGTTCGACGTGCTGGCCGAGGTGGTCTGCGAGGACGACGACCACCTCCTCGAGCTGCTGACCCAGCGCATCCGACAGCTGCCCGGCGTCGCCAGCACCGAGACCTTCGTCTACCTCAAGCTCAACAAGCAGCACTACAACTGGGGCACCCGATGA
- a CDS encoding NUDIX hydrolase gives MWPVTASRTVYANPWIEVVEDDVVRPDGSAGIYGVVRLRQPAVFVVALTDADEVVLVTVDRHTTGPSVEVPAGGSDGPDTLAGARRELAEETGLRAEHWREVGRMDALNGICLAPEVVYLATGLSPVAPSDGADGARDEAAEQEAEGISAVRTVPWPEVMAMVADGRIRDGETVAALMFAALALGRVG, from the coding sequence GTGTGGCCCGTCACCGCCTCGCGGACCGTCTACGCCAACCCCTGGATCGAGGTCGTCGAGGACGACGTCGTGCGGCCCGACGGGTCGGCGGGTATCTACGGCGTGGTCCGGCTGCGCCAGCCGGCGGTCTTCGTCGTCGCCCTGACCGACGCCGACGAGGTCGTCCTCGTGACCGTCGACCGGCACACCACCGGGCCCTCGGTCGAGGTCCCGGCGGGCGGCTCCGACGGGCCCGACACCCTCGCCGGGGCGCGGCGCGAGCTCGCCGAGGAGACCGGGCTGCGGGCCGAGCACTGGCGCGAGGTGGGGCGGATGGACGCGCTCAACGGGATCTGCCTCGCCCCGGAGGTCGTCTACCTCGCGACCGGCCTCTCCCCCGTCGCGCCGTCGGACGGCGCTGACGGCGCGCGCGACGAGGCCGCGGAGCAGGAGGCCGAGGGCATCAGCGCGGTGCGGACCGTGCCGTGGCCCGAGGTGATGGCGATGGTCGCCGACGGGCGCATCCGCGACGGCGAGACGGTGGCGGCGCTGATGTTCGCGGCGCTCGCCCTCGGCCGCGTGGGCTGA
- a CDS encoding aspartate aminotransferase family protein gives MSIHPNDVGEPSSDRRTATGALYSEAARDHLWMHFTRHSTFEDPGHGGLGQSVPIITRGEGWRVWDDRGNEYIDGLAGLFVVNAGHGRTAIAEAMATQAAELAFFPLWSYAHPRAIELAERLAHHAPGDLNRVFFTTGGGEAVETAWKLAKQYFKLTGKPTKHKVISRSVAYHGTPQGALSITGIPDAKMPFEPLVPGGHKVPNTNMYRAPEHLREDEKAFGRWAADRIAEAIEFEGPDSVAAVFLEPVQNSGGCFPPPAGYFERVREICDEYDVLLVSDETICAFGRIGSMFACQDFGYVPDIITTAKGITSGYAPLGLMIASERLFEPFRKGTTYFPHGYTWGGHPVSCAAAMANLDIFDAEGLNDRVKENAPVFKRTLEKLLDLPLVGDVRGAGYFYGIELVKDKTTRETFDDAESERLLRGFLSKALFDAGLYCRADDRGDPVVQLAPPLTMGPSEFDEIERRLRSVLTEAENHL, from the coding sequence ATGAGCATCCACCCGAACGACGTCGGCGAGCCCAGCTCGGACCGCCGCACCGCCACCGGCGCCCTCTACTCCGAGGCCGCCCGCGACCACCTGTGGATGCACTTCACGCGCCACTCGACCTTCGAGGACCCCGGCCACGGCGGCCTCGGGCAGTCGGTGCCGATCATCACGCGCGGCGAGGGCTGGCGGGTCTGGGACGACCGCGGCAACGAGTACATCGACGGCCTCGCCGGCCTCTTCGTCGTCAACGCCGGGCACGGCCGCACCGCCATCGCCGAGGCGATGGCCACGCAGGCCGCCGAGCTGGCGTTCTTCCCGCTGTGGTCCTACGCGCACCCGCGGGCCATCGAGCTCGCCGAGCGTCTCGCCCACCACGCGCCGGGCGACCTCAACCGGGTCTTCTTCACGACGGGCGGCGGCGAGGCCGTCGAGACCGCGTGGAAGCTGGCCAAGCAGTACTTCAAGCTGACCGGGAAGCCGACCAAGCACAAGGTCATCTCGCGCTCGGTGGCCTACCACGGCACGCCGCAGGGAGCCCTGTCGATCACGGGCATCCCCGACGCGAAGATGCCGTTCGAGCCGCTCGTGCCCGGTGGGCACAAGGTGCCGAACACGAACATGTACCGCGCGCCGGAGCACCTGCGCGAGGACGAGAAGGCCTTCGGCCGCTGGGCCGCCGACCGGATCGCCGAGGCCATCGAGTTCGAGGGGCCCGACTCCGTCGCCGCCGTCTTCCTCGAGCCGGTGCAGAACTCGGGCGGCTGCTTCCCGCCGCCGGCCGGCTACTTCGAGCGGGTCCGCGAGATCTGCGACGAGTACGACGTCCTCCTCGTCTCGGACGAGACGATCTGCGCCTTCGGCCGCATCGGCTCGATGTTCGCCTGCCAGGACTTCGGCTACGTCCCGGACATCATCACGACCGCGAAGGGCATCACCTCCGGCTACGCCCCGCTCGGCCTGATGATCGCGAGCGAGCGCCTCTTCGAGCCGTTCAGGAAGGGCACGACGTACTTCCCGCACGGCTACACGTGGGGCGGGCACCCCGTCTCGTGCGCCGCGGCGATGGCCAACCTCGACATCTTCGACGCCGAGGGCCTCAACGACCGGGTCAAGGAGAACGCCCCGGTCTTCAAGCGCACCCTCGAGAAGCTGCTCGACCTGCCGCTCGTCGGTGACGTGCGCGGGGCCGGCTACTTCTACGGGATCGAGCTCGTCAAGGACAAGACGACCCGCGAGACCTTCGACGACGCCGAGAGCGAGCGGCTGCTGCGCGGCTTCCTCTCCAAGGCGCTCTTCGACGCCGGGCTGTACTGCCGCGCCGACGACCGCGGCGACCCCGTCGTCCAGCTCGCACCCCCGCTGACGATGGGCCCCTCGGAGTTCGACGAGATCGAGCGCCGCCTGCGCTCGGTGCTCACCGAGGCCGAGAACCACCTCTGA
- a CDS encoding FAD-binding oxidoreductase yields MGASTGTAPLWWDTRSATTPPTTDVDLPLRADVVVVGGGFTGLWTAYYLLRADPSLEVLVLESEHVGFGASGRNGGWVSALWPVGADTVAARHGREATLSLLAALRDTVDEVGRVDATEGLGAGFVKGGTLALARSEAQVARARAAATHGAAWGDGTTWLGPQEARERLDSPGALGATFNPHCARVQPRDLADGLGAAVRRMGAKVAEGVRVARAGDGVVVLDDGRRLSARAVVLATEGWTPQLPGHERALVPVYSLMVATEPLSAATWERIGLAEREVFTDHGHLVIYGQRTVDDRIAFGGRGAPYHLGSGIRPEFDHEEAVFTSLRRTLSELLPALRGVRFTHAWGGPLGIPRDWNPTVLWDPVTRTGRAGGYVGDGVAATNLAGRTLADLVLGRTSALTALPWVGHRSPSWEPEPLRWLGVNAGLQAARLADTEETRTGRASRIAPLLSRLTGGH; encoded by the coding sequence GTGGGCGCCTCGACGGGCACCGCCCCGCTCTGGTGGGACACGCGCTCCGCGACCACGCCGCCGACGACCGACGTCGACCTGCCGCTGCGGGCCGACGTCGTCGTCGTGGGCGGCGGCTTCACCGGGCTGTGGACCGCGTACTACCTGCTGCGCGCCGACCCCTCGCTCGAGGTCCTCGTCCTGGAGTCCGAGCACGTCGGCTTCGGGGCGAGCGGCCGCAACGGCGGCTGGGTCTCGGCCCTGTGGCCGGTCGGGGCCGACACCGTCGCCGCCCGGCACGGCCGCGAGGCGACGCTCTCCCTGCTGGCCGCCCTGCGCGACACCGTCGACGAGGTCGGCCGGGTCGACGCCACCGAGGGGCTGGGCGCGGGCTTCGTCAAGGGTGGGACGCTCGCCCTCGCGCGGAGCGAGGCGCAGGTGGCCCGTGCCCGGGCGGCCGCCACGCACGGCGCCGCGTGGGGCGACGGCACGACGTGGCTCGGGCCGCAGGAGGCCCGAGAGCGCCTCGACTCCCCCGGCGCCCTCGGCGCCACCTTCAACCCGCACTGCGCCCGGGTGCAGCCGCGCGACCTCGCCGACGGCCTCGGCGCGGCGGTGCGCCGGATGGGCGCGAAGGTCGCCGAGGGCGTGCGCGTCGCCCGGGCCGGTGACGGCGTCGTCGTCCTCGACGACGGGCGCCGGCTGAGCGCCCGGGCGGTCGTGCTGGCGACGGAGGGATGGACCCCGCAGCTGCCCGGCCACGAGCGCGCGCTCGTGCCGGTCTACTCGCTCATGGTCGCGACCGAGCCGCTGTCGGCCGCGACGTGGGAGCGCATCGGCCTCGCGGAGCGCGAGGTCTTCACCGACCACGGGCACCTCGTCATCTACGGCCAGCGCACGGTCGACGACCGGATCGCGTTCGGGGGGCGCGGTGCGCCCTACCACCTCGGCTCCGGCATCCGGCCCGAGTTCGACCACGAGGAGGCCGTCTTCACCTCGCTGCGCCGGACGCTGAGCGAGCTGCTGCCCGCGCTGCGCGGCGTCCGGTTCACCCACGCGTGGGGCGGGCCGCTCGGCATCCCCCGCGACTGGAACCCCACCGTGCTCTGGGACCCGGTGACGCGCACCGGCCGGGCCGGCGGCTACGTCGGGGACGGGGTCGCCGCCACCAACCTCGCCGGGCGCACGCTCGCCGACCTGGTCCTCGGGCGCACGAGCGCGCTGACGGCCCTGCCGTGGGTCGGGCACCGCTCGCCGTCGTGGGAGCCCGAGCCGCTGCGCTGGCTGGGCGTCAACGCCGGCCTCCAGGCCGCCCGCCTCGCCGACACCGAGGAGACGCGCACCGGCCGGGCCAGCCGCATCGCCCCGCTGCTGTCCCGCCTGACCGGCGGCCACTGA
- a CDS encoding phosphatidate cytidylyltransferase: MTDASDAADAPVQDPGPAAGVVATDDAASGSDTEKKPKAGRDLRAAVGVGLLLGAVVIASLVLDPRAFLAVVVVAICRGAWEVRRAVATRGFHVPLLPLMLGTVGMIASAYLRGAEALVVTFGLTLVGLLVWRVADGLDGAARDLSASALVAFYPVFLGGFASLMLAAPDGRQRIIVFVLVTVFSDIGGYAVGVVLGKHPMAPSLSPKKSWEGFAGSVATCAVVGAVSLPLLLDGPWWAGALLGAVAAGAATTGDLIESSIKRDLGIKDMGTMLPGHGGLMDRLDSLVAVAPIAWALLLFLVPAG; this comes from the coding sequence GTGACCGACGCCAGCGACGCCGCCGACGCCCCCGTGCAGGACCCCGGTCCCGCGGCGGGGGTCGTCGCGACCGACGACGCCGCGAGCGGCAGCGACACGGAGAAGAAGCCGAAGGCCGGTCGCGACCTGCGCGCCGCCGTCGGGGTCGGGCTCCTGCTCGGCGCCGTCGTCATCGCGAGCCTCGTGCTCGACCCGCGGGCCTTCCTCGCGGTCGTCGTCGTCGCGATCTGCCGCGGGGCCTGGGAGGTGCGGCGGGCCGTCGCGACCCGCGGCTTCCACGTGCCCCTCCTGCCCCTCATGCTCGGCACGGTCGGGATGATCGCGTCGGCCTACCTGCGCGGCGCCGAGGCCCTCGTCGTCACCTTCGGCCTCACCCTCGTCGGGCTCCTCGTCTGGCGGGTGGCCGACGGCCTCGACGGCGCCGCCCGCGACCTGTCGGCGTCCGCGCTCGTCGCGTTCTACCCGGTCTTCCTCGGCGGCTTCGCCTCGCTCATGCTCGCCGCGCCCGACGGCCGCCAGCGGATCATCGTCTTCGTCCTCGTGACGGTCTTCTCCGACATCGGGGGCTACGCCGTCGGGGTCGTCCTCGGCAAGCACCCGATGGCGCCCTCGCTCAGCCCGAAGAAGTCCTGGGAGGGCTTCGCCGGCTCGGTCGCCACGTGCGCCGTCGTCGGCGCGGTCTCGCTGCCGCTGCTCCTCGACGGCCCGTGGTGGGCCGGGGCCCTGCTCGGCGCCGTCGCCGCGGGGGCCGCGACGACGGGCGACCTCATCGAGTCGAGCATCAAGCGCGACCTCGGCATCAAGGACATGGGCACGATGCTGCCGGGCCACGGCGGCCTGATGGACCGCCTCGACTCCCTCGTCGCCGTCGCCCCGATCGCCTGGGCGCTGCTGCTCTTCCTCGTCCCGGCGGGCTGA
- a CDS encoding phosphoribosyltransferase family protein, whose product MDDEREVLTWERFDEAVWSLAEEIAAEGVPDMVLSIARGGLIVGGALGYALGVKNTYTMNVEFYTGVDERLEVPRILPPAPDFVDLHDATVLVADDVADTGLTLASVQEFCAGKVGRVRTAVIYAKPRSVVVPDHAWGRTDRWITFPWSDRPPVTGHGVRDA is encoded by the coding sequence GTGGACGACGAGCGCGAGGTGCTGACCTGGGAACGCTTCGACGAGGCCGTGTGGTCGCTCGCCGAGGAGATCGCCGCCGAGGGGGTGCCCGACATGGTCCTCTCGATCGCCCGGGGCGGCCTCATCGTCGGCGGCGCGCTCGGCTACGCCCTCGGGGTGAAGAACACGTACACGATGAACGTCGAGTTCTACACCGGTGTCGACGAGCGGCTCGAGGTGCCGCGGATCCTGCCCCCCGCCCCCGACTTCGTCGACCTGCACGACGCCACCGTGCTCGTCGCCGACGACGTGGCCGACACCGGGCTCACCCTGGCCTCGGTGCAGGAGTTCTGCGCCGGCAAGGTCGGGCGCGTGCGCACGGCGGTCATCTACGCCAAGCCGCGCTCGGTCGTCGTCCCCGACCACGCGTGGGGCCGGACCGACCGGTGGATCACCTTCCCGTGGAGCGACCGCCCGCCGGTCACCGGCCACGGCGTGCGGGACGCCTGA
- the rlmN gene encoding 23S rRNA (adenine(2503)-C(2))-methyltransferase RlmN: MSETPAPRPVPGQLTLVAPRRGKPPRHLADLTVEERRAAAVALGHPAFRANQLSTHYFERLVDAPEEMTDLPKAVRDDLVRDLLPPLLQPVRHITADQGATVKQVWKLFDGALVESVLMRYPNRVTVCISSQAGCGMNCPFCATGQEGLTRNMSTGEIVEQVVAAARMLRHGGLPEVGGPSDGAGLGDEAEGSDEAPAAGPARVSNIVFMGMGEALANYKAAIGAIRRLTEPAPSGLGISARGITMSTVGLVPGIDKLAAEGIPVTLALSLHAPDDELRDELVPINTRFKVDEAIDAAYRYYEVTGRRVSIEYALIRDINDQAWRADLLGEKLAARGRGWVHVNPIPLNPTPGSKWTASRRGVEQQFVERLRAHGIPTTVRDTRGSEIDGACGQLAASTA, translated from the coding sequence ATGTCCGAGACCCCCGCCCCGCGCCCCGTCCCCGGCCAGCTGACCCTCGTCGCGCCGCGCCGGGGCAAGCCACCGCGCCACCTCGCCGACCTCACGGTCGAGGAGCGCCGCGCGGCGGCGGTGGCGCTCGGCCACCCGGCCTTCCGCGCCAACCAGCTCTCGACGCACTACTTCGAGCGGCTCGTCGACGCCCCGGAGGAGATGACCGACCTCCCCAAGGCCGTCCGTGACGACCTCGTCCGCGACCTCCTGCCCCCGCTGCTCCAGCCGGTCCGCCACATCACGGCCGACCAGGGCGCCACGGTCAAGCAGGTCTGGAAGCTCTTCGACGGCGCGCTCGTCGAGTCCGTCCTCATGCGCTACCCCAACCGGGTGACGGTCTGCATCTCGAGCCAGGCCGGCTGCGGGATGAACTGCCCGTTCTGCGCGACCGGGCAGGAGGGGCTGACCCGCAACATGTCGACCGGCGAGATCGTCGAGCAGGTCGTCGCGGCGGCCCGGATGCTGCGCCACGGCGGGCTGCCGGAGGTCGGTGGCCCGTCCGACGGCGCCGGGCTCGGCGACGAGGCCGAGGGCTCCGACGAGGCACCCGCCGCCGGCCCGGCCCGCGTCAGCAACATCGTCTTCATGGGGATGGGCGAGGCGCTGGCCAACTACAAGGCCGCGATCGGCGCGATCCGGCGCCTCACCGAGCCGGCGCCGTCCGGGCTCGGCATCTCGGCCCGGGGCATCACGATGTCGACCGTCGGCCTCGTGCCGGGCATCGACAAGCTCGCCGCCGAGGGCATCCCGGTGACGCTCGCGCTGTCGCTGCACGCGCCGGACGACGAGCTGCGCGACGAGCTGGTGCCGATCAACACGCGCTTCAAGGTCGACGAGGCCATCGACGCGGCGTACCGCTACTACGAGGTCACCGGGCGGCGCGTGAGCATCGAGTACGCGCTGATCCGCGACATCAACGACCAGGCGTGGCGGGCCGACCTCCTCGGCGAGAAGCTCGCCGCCCGCGGGCGGGGATGGGTGCACGTCAACCCGATCCCGCTCAACCCGACCCCGGGCTCGAAGTGGACGGCGTCGCGCCGCGGCGTCGAGCAGCAGTTCGTCGAGCGGCTGCGCGCCCACGGCATCCCGACGACGGTGCGCGACACCCGTGGGTCCGAGATCGACGGCGCCTGCGGGCAGCTGGCGGCCTCCACCGCCTGA
- the pyrH gene encoding UMP kinase: MFGGGQVGVDPDVVRGVARQIAAAVREGIEVAIVVGGGNFFRGAELQQKGMDRARADYIGMLGTVMNCLALQDFLEKEGVDTRVQSAITMGQVAEPYIPRRAIRHLEKGRVVIFGAGAGMPYFSTDTVSAQRALECQCDAVLMSKNGVDGVYDSDPRENPDARKLDQVTFAEALRTGLRVVDAAAFSLCMDNRLPMVVFGMEGDGNVTRALRGEPIGTLVHAG; the protein is encoded by the coding sequence GTGTTCGGTGGCGGCCAGGTCGGCGTCGACCCCGACGTGGTCCGCGGCGTGGCCCGCCAGATCGCGGCGGCCGTCCGCGAGGGCATCGAGGTCGCGATCGTCGTCGGCGGCGGCAACTTCTTCCGCGGCGCCGAGCTGCAGCAGAAGGGGATGGACCGCGCCCGCGCCGACTACATCGGCATGCTCGGCACCGTGATGAACTGCCTCGCGCTCCAGGACTTCCTCGAGAAGGAGGGGGTCGACACGCGCGTCCAGAGCGCCATCACGATGGGCCAGGTCGCCGAGCCCTACATCCCGCGCCGCGCGATCCGCCACCTCGAGAAGGGCCGGGTCGTCATCTTCGGCGCCGGCGCCGGCATGCCGTACTTCTCCACCGACACCGTCAGCGCCCAGCGCGCCCTCGAGTGCCAGTGCGACGCGGTCCTCATGAGCAAGAACGGCGTCGACGGCGTCTACGACAGCGACCCCCGCGAGAACCCGGACGCGCGCAAGCTCGACCAGGTCACCTTCGCCGAGGCGCTGCGCACCGGCCTGCGGGTCGTCGACGCGGCGGCCTTCAGCCTCTGCATGGACAACCGCCTCCCGATGGTCGTCTTCGGCATGGAGGGTGACGGCAACGTGACGCGCGCCCTGCGTGGCGAGCCGATCGGCACCCTCGTCCACGCCGGCTGA
- the frr gene encoding ribosome recycling factor, which translates to MIDETLFEAEEKMEKAVEVAKESFAGIRTGRAHPGMFQKITVDYYGAPTPLQQLASFQTPEARTIIISPFDKSSMHAIEKAIQQADLGVNPSNDGNIIRCTMPQLTEERRREYVKMAHSEAEEARVSVRNIRRSAKTSLEKLVKDGEVGEDEGTRAEKELESVTKRHVDQIDELLKGKEAELLDV; encoded by the coding sequence GTGATCGACGAGACCTTGTTCGAGGCCGAGGAGAAGATGGAGAAGGCCGTCGAGGTCGCCAAGGAGAGCTTCGCCGGCATCCGCACCGGCCGTGCCCACCCCGGCATGTTCCAGAAGATCACCGTCGACTACTACGGCGCCCCGACCCCGCTGCAGCAGCTCGCGTCGTTCCAGACGCCCGAGGCGCGCACGATCATCATCAGCCCGTTCGACAAGTCCTCGATGCACGCCATCGAGAAGGCGATCCAGCAGGCCGACCTCGGCGTCAACCCGAGCAACGACGGCAACATCATCCGCTGCACGATGCCGCAGCTGACCGAGGAGCGCCGCCGCGAGTACGTGAAGATGGCGCACAGCGAGGCCGAGGAGGCCCGCGTCTCCGTCCGCAACATCCGGCGCAGCGCGAAGACCAGCCTCGAGAAGCTCGTCAAGGACGGCGAGGTCGGCGAGGACGAAGGCACCCGCGCCGAGAAGGAGCTCGAGTCGGTCACCAAGCGGCACGTCGACCAGATCGACGAGCTGCTCAAGGGCAAGGAAGCCGAGCTCCTCGACGTCTGA
- the tsf gene encoding translation elongation factor Ts — protein MANYTAADIKALREKTAAGMMDVKKALDEADGDMAKAEEILRVKGQKGVTKREGRTTSNGLVTAQATGGEGTLVEVLCETDFVAKGERFIALADQVLAQAVATKAADADQLLESTLEDGTTVKQLLDDANATIGEKIEVKRVARLEGENVASYLHKTSPDLPAQIGVLVATQGGDASIARDVAMHVAAFAPTVLTRDEIDPATVENERRVAEATAKEEGKPEAALPKIVEGRVNGFFKEQVLLEQAFAKDAKKTVAKVLDEAGASATGFARFRIGS, from the coding sequence ATGGCGAACTACACCGCCGCTGACATCAAGGCGCTCCGCGAGAAGACCGCGGCCGGCATGATGGACGTCAAGAAGGCTCTCGACGAGGCCGACGGCGACATGGCCAAGGCCGAGGAGATCCTCCGCGTCAAGGGCCAGAAGGGCGTCACCAAGCGCGAGGGCCGCACGACCTCCAACGGTCTGGTCACCGCGCAGGCCACCGGTGGCGAGGGCACCCTCGTCGAGGTCCTCTGCGAGACCGACTTCGTCGCCAAGGGCGAGCGCTTCATCGCCCTGGCCGACCAGGTCCTCGCGCAGGCCGTGGCCACCAAGGCCGCGGACGCCGACCAGCTCCTCGAGTCCACCCTCGAGGACGGCACGACGGTCAAGCAGCTGCTCGACGACGCCAACGCCACCATCGGCGAGAAGATCGAGGTCAAGCGGGTCGCGCGCCTCGAGGGCGAGAACGTCGCCTCCTACCTGCACAAGACGAGCCCCGACCTGCCCGCGCAGATCGGTGTCCTCGTCGCCACGCAGGGCGGCGACGCCTCCATCGCCCGCGACGTCGCGATGCACGTCGCCGCGTTCGCGCCGACGGTCCTCACCCGTGACGAGATCGACCCGGCCACGGTCGAGAACGAGCGTCGCGTCGCCGAGGCCACGGCCAAGGAGGAGGGCAAGCCCGAGGCCGCCCTCCCGAAGATCGTCGAGGGTCGCGTCAACGGCTTCTTCAAGGAGCAGGTGCTCCTCGAGCAGGCGTTCGCCAAGGACGCCAAGAAGACCGTCGCCAAGGTCCTCGACGAGGCCGGCGCGTCGGCCACCGGCTTCGCGCGCTTCCGCATCGGGTCCTGA
- the rpsB gene encoding 30S ribosomal protein S2: MAVVTMRQLLESGVHFGHQTRRWNPKMKRFIMTERNGIYIIDLQQSVTYINNAYEFVRETVAHGGTILFVGTKRQAQEPVAEQATRVGMPYVNHRWLGGMLTNFQTISKRLTRLKELEEINFDDVAGSGRTKKELLMMKREKDKLEKTLGGIRTMAKVPSAVWIVDTKKEHLAVDEARKLGLPVIAILDTNCDPDEVDYKIPGNDDAIRSVTLLTRVIADAVADGLIARSGGQAAAGEQTQGEEPLAEWERELLSGDADQAAEAVAPEAGETTAATAPEAAEATETTEAPEAATTEEPAAEAAPAAEEPAAEAAPAEQA, from the coding sequence ATGGCCGTCGTCACCATGCGCCAGCTCCTCGAGAGCGGCGTCCACTTCGGGCACCAGACCCGTCGCTGGAACCCGAAGATGAAGCGCTTCATCATGACCGAGCGCAACGGCATCTACATCATCGACCTGCAGCAGTCGGTGACCTACATCAACAACGCGTACGAGTTCGTCCGCGAGACCGTCGCCCACGGCGGCACCATCCTCTTCGTCGGCACCAAGCGCCAGGCGCAGGAGCCGGTCGCCGAGCAGGCGACCCGCGTCGGGATGCCGTACGTCAACCACCGCTGGCTCGGTGGCATGCTCACCAACTTCCAGACGATCTCCAAGCGCCTCACGCGCCTCAAGGAGCTCGAGGAGATCAACTTCGACGACGTGGCCGGCTCGGGCCGCACGAAGAAGGAGCTCCTCATGATGAAGCGCGAGAAGGACAAGCTCGAGAAGACCCTCGGCGGCATCCGCACGATGGCCAAGGTCCCCTCCGCGGTCTGGATCGTCGACACCAAGAAGGAGCACCTCGCGGTCGACGAGGCGCGCAAGCTCGGCCTGCCGGTCATCGCGATCCTCGACACCAACTGCGACCCCGACGAGGTCGACTACAAGATCCCGGGCAACGACGACGCCATCCGCTCGGTCACCCTCCTGACCCGCGTCATCGCCGACGCCGTCGCCGACGGCCTCATCGCGCGCTCCGGTGGCCAGGCCGCCGCGGGCGAGCAGACCCAGGGCGAGGAGCCGCTGGCCGAGTGGGAGCGCGAGCTGCTCTCGGGCGACGCCGACCAGGCCGCCGAGGCCGTCGCGCCGGAGGCCGGCGAGACCACCGCCGCGACCGCCCCCGAGGCCGCGGAGGCCACGGAGACGACCGAGGCCCCCGAGGCCGCCACCACGGAGGAGCCGGCCGCCGAGGCCGCCCCCGCCGCGGAGGAGCCGGCCGCCGAGGCCGCTCCGGCCGAGCAGGCCTGA
- a CDS encoding Rossmann fold nucleotide-binding protein: MHEIETLAALDAALDAGTPLRRMRLQDLDLTDRVDRLLARTDLEGLVVLGGRLPDGLGEHLRRHGALVFPTDPHAPVDPYRATLYSPDELYAGLTGSGYAATPDALAHAWSRDASVGHDVFVTLLRAVHDDSMSDALSDVLDDLPVVGVMGGHALRRDEEPYARAAALGHALARSGLVVATGGGPGAMEAANLGALAGDPDDLAAAVERLRAVPSFRPDVDAWARLALEVREPLVAGRAGRPVRSVGIPTWFYGHEPPNVFCDGIAKYFSNAIREDGLLARSRAGVVVLEGAAGTVQEVFQAATRLYYESEPSDGRPLPRLVLVGARHWSETVPVWPALTALAAGRPMARHVHLVDDLADAVAVLATGG, from the coding sequence GTGCACGAGATCGAGACCCTCGCCGCCCTCGACGCAGCGCTCGACGCGGGCACGCCCCTGCGGCGGATGCGGCTGCAGGACCTCGACCTCACCGACCGCGTCGACCGGCTGCTGGCCCGCACCGACCTCGAGGGCCTCGTCGTCCTCGGCGGCCGGCTGCCCGACGGCCTCGGCGAGCACCTGCGCCGGCACGGGGCGCTCGTCTTCCCGACCGACCCCCACGCCCCCGTCGACCCCTACCGGGCGACCCTGTACTCCCCCGACGAGCTCTACGCCGGCCTCACGGGCTCCGGCTACGCCGCGACCCCGGACGCGCTCGCCCACGCCTGGTCGCGTGACGCGAGCGTGGGCCACGACGTGTTCGTCACGCTCCTGCGGGCCGTCCACGACGACTCGATGAGCGACGCCCTCTCCGACGTCCTCGACGACCTCCCCGTCGTCGGGGTGATGGGCGGCCACGCCCTGCGCCGCGACGAGGAGCCGTACGCCCGCGCCGCCGCGCTCGGTCACGCCCTCGCCCGTTCCGGGCTCGTCGTCGCGACCGGCGGCGGTCCCGGTGCGATGGAGGCCGCCAACCTCGGCGCCCTCGCCGGGGACCCCGACGACCTCGCGGCGGCCGTCGAGCGGCTGCGGGCGGTCCCGTCCTTCCGGCCCGACGTCGACGCCTGGGCGCGCCTGGCCCTCGAGGTGCGCGAGCCGCTCGTCGCGGGGCGGGCCGGTCGACCGGTGCGCAGCGTCGGCATCCCCACGTGGTTCTACGGGCACGAGCCACCCAACGTCTTCTGCGACGGCATCGCGAAGTACTTCAGCAACGCGATCCGCGAGGACGGCCTGCTCGCCCGCTCGCGCGCCGGCGTCGTCGTCCTCGAGGGCGCGGCCGGCACGGTGCAGGAGGTCTTCCAGGCCGCGACGCGCCTGTACTACGAGAGCGAGCCGTCCGACGGGCGCCCGCTCCCCCGGCTCGTGCTCGTCGGGGCGCGGCACTGGAGCGAGACCGTGCCCGTGTGGCCGGCGCTCACGGCGCTGGCCGCGGGGCGGCCGATGGCCCGGCACGTGCACCTCGTCGACGACCTCGCCGACGCGGTCGCGGTGCTCGCTACGGGCGGGTGA